TGCCGCCTAACAGCACCAGCTCAGGATAGTCCGGATCGTGAGGGAAAACCGGATGCACTTCCAGCTCCCCAAAACGACGGGCGAACGCAACGTGCTGTGCTGCGTTCAAAGGCTGATCACGAAACACCAGCAATTGATGCTTCAACAACAAGGCACGCAGTTCCTGCACCTGCGTGTCCTCCAAGGGCTGAGTTAAATCGACTCCCGCTACCTCTACGCCGATAGCGGGCGACATAATTCTGGTTTCCAAGCGACTGGCTGCGATTGGACTGTCTACGGCCTGCACCATTTTTCATCTCCTGAATATTGTTTCGTTTCAAACGAAACAATATTAGCGTGAGAAGAATTCAGCACAACCCGGTAATTACCCTTGAAACTTCAAATATGTGCGTCGCCGCTGAAATCGCTGCCAAAGCGCTGAACCATGCGGTTTTCCAGGCGCGTCATCATTTCTTTAAAGGAGCTGAGCTCTTCCTGGCTAAGCACGGACGTCAGTTCTTGTTCCAGATCCAGGGCGATAGGCACGATGCGATCATGCACTTGCTGGCCCTGCTCGGTCAGGCACAGCAGATTGCTGCGCATATCGTTTTCATTATCGCGACGAGCAATCAACTGGGCGGCTGTCAGACGGGAAACCGCACGGCTGACCTTGGCCTTGTCCATGCTGGTGCGCTCAGTCAAACTGCCCGAGGTCAAGGTGCCATAGCGACCCAAGGTCGCAATAATGCGCCACTCCGGAATGGATAACCCAAATTGCTGCGCATGCTGGCGCGCAAAGGTCACCGCAATATGCGAGGCCAGTATCGTGACTTGATACGGGAGAAAATTCTCCAGGTCCAGGGTGGTTTTTTCCAACTCGCTTCCCAAGGCGCTAGTCCGCTTTCTATAAGGAGTTTGATCATAGCATCGCCAGACGAGAGCTTATCCAGTTGCCTGTCCCCTTATTTTTCGATGCAACAAGAAACGACAAGCGCCGCTTTTCCTACAGTCATAGTTGTTTACGATGCCTGCGCCATAAATCCGATACGCTGGAAGATCATTTTAGTCAGGAGATGTTCATGCTAAATGCGATTGATCCCACCAAAGCCCCCGACACCACCCCTCCCGGCAAAACTCCCAATCCCGAGCCTGATCCAAAAAAGATCCCTGGCAATGAGCCGCCATCCAAAAAATAGCCTCAGTCTGTGGCTTCGCAAGCCCGCATCCGCGAGAGTTTAAGGCCTGTCTGGTCAAACACAGGTCGCATGTCATTACATTGAGATGCGGCCTGAAATGGCTGCTACATTTTCTGCAGTACAGTGAATCGTGGTGACATTTATTACAAACCATCACCATAGGCTGATTAGCAAGCCAGTTTGCAAACGCTATTACATCAACCGCAAAAATTATTTGAGGAGCATTGTATGGCCCAGCTCGATCGAGGCACCATGTGCATCATGTGCCAAACCCTTCCACTCTCGCAACCTAACGCCCAACGGCATCCCTACCTCAAACCCATCAGACGAGTCGATGACGCTGACGAACAAAGCACGGAAAGTCTTTACCACTGCACTGTTTGTCAAACCCATTGGCTATATCAACGCAACAAATGGGACGTCTGCCTGGGATTCAAGTTATGGCAAGGGGGCCTGCAGGCATTTAACCGGCGGCATGTACCGCTTGTCGTCCCCACTCAGAGTACAGCCAGCAAAAAAAACAAGATGCACCAGGGTCCTGAGCTGCTCTCTTGAACCCTGCTAGTCGCAGAACACGCTGGATCGATGTATGGGCAGCTCTTTCCTGCCGGCTGCCCGGTCATTCACCATTCACCTGCCCCGCTTGAAATGCTGCACCTGCTTGTAGCGTGCACCATGACCATCCCCCCTTCGGGGCCAACCATTCAGACCGCATCAGTCCAGACCAGTGCTGCCTGAACAGGCCTGTTCTGCCTGCTTCCAAACCAGTCATTTTTCCAAATCGAATGTTGCAAAGTTAAGACTATTCAAAAAAAAAACTGCACACAATGCTCACTTGTTGCGCTGCAGCATATATTATTTTTCCATAGTCGTTGTTCCTGCGGTGGTGAGATGAGCGGAGACAGGCGTCACAGAGCGCTGCTGTTATCTCGCTGCCCACCGACTAGGCAAGACCGGGGTCACGTGCCTAGCTAGCTTACTCGCCTTGCCGGAATTGTGTTGCTCTTCAACCTACAACACAGGTCCGCTTGCCTACCACTTGCGTTCGCGCTGTCGCACACCCTGCCGACAGCCGGAGAGTCGCTCACACCGGCACTGCCCGGTTGCACTCAAGCCATCCACCAGGATTACCCATCCCGGTCGGCCCCCTCTCAACCGTCTCCTACCCCTCTCGGTGTTCCTTTGCATCCGCAAGGCCAGCTTGCCTGTGTTTACTTCAGGAACACCTATGAAATTGATTACCGCCATCGTCAAACCCTTCAAGGTTGACGAGATACGCGAGGCCCTTTCCGATCTGGGCATACAGGGGATGACGCTTACCGAGGTCAAGGGTTTTGGTCGCCAGAAAGGCCACACCGAGCTTTACCGCGGTGCGGAATATGCGGTCGACTTCCTGCCCAAGATCCGCATTGAACTGGCTATTCCCGACGAGCAGTTGCCAAGCGTTCTGGAAGCCATTCAAAGCAGCGCCCGCACCGGTCGTATTGGTGACGGCAAGATCTTTGTCCAGCCGCTGGACCACGTCATCCGCATCCGCACCGGCGAATGCGATGAACAAGCCCTGTAATCGGAGACTCCATCATGAACAACGCTGATCTATCGTGGATGCTGGTCTCCACGCTTCTGGTACTAATGATGGCCGCGCCGGGCCTGGCCCTGTTTTACTCGGGGATGGTGCGTCAAAAAAATGCCTTGTCCATGCTGTCCCAGACCTTGCTGGTGTTCAGTCTGGGGGTGGTGCTGTGGTTTATCTATGGCTACTCACTGGCCTTTACCGCTGGCAATCCCTTGATTGGCAGTTTCGACAAGGTCTTGTTCAACGGCATGTTCACCGCTGCTGACCAACAGTTCTCCATGTCGGGCACATTGCCTGAACTGCTGTTTGCGTCTTTTCAGGCCACCTTTGCCGGTCTGACTTGCGCTCTGGTTGTCGGTAGTCTGGCAGAACGTACCCGCTTGTCCGCCATCCTGGTCTTTACCGTGATCTGGTTCACCCTGGCCTATCTGCCCATTTGCCATATGGTCTGGTTTGCCGATGAACAGCACGGCGGCTTGCTCAACTCCCGTGGCGCGCTGGACTTTGCCGGTGGGACTGTCGTGCATATCAATGCCGGTATTGCCGGTCTGGTCGGTGCCTGGATGATTGGCCCTCGACTGAACTACCGTCGTGAAGCCATGCCCCCTCATAACCTGCCCTTGACCTTTATCGGCGCGGCTCTGCTGTGGGTAGGCTGGTTCGGTTTCAACGCAGGCTCGGCTTTGTCTGCCAATGAAAATGCCACGCTGGCGTTCTTCAACACCATGTTGGCTGCTGCCATTGGCGTTGTGGCTTGGGCCTTGGGCGAATGGATCAGCAAAGGCCACCCTTCCTTGCTGGGTGCCTGCTCGGGTGCGATTGCAGGTTTGGTTGGCATTACCCCAGCAGCTGGTTTTGTGGCTCCTTCCGGTGCACTGGCCATTGGCCTGATTACTTCCCTGGCTTGCTTGTGGGGCGTTAATGTTCTGAAGCGCTGGCTACGTGCTGACGATACGCTGGACGTTTTTGGCATTCACGGTTTGGGCGGGATTGTGGGCGCGTTGCTCACGGGTCTGTTCAACGCCCCTGTTCTGGGTGGTCCCGGTACCGCTGCTGGCAACAGTATCTGGATGCAGTTGTGGATTCAGCTCGAAGGTGTCTTGCTGACTCTGGTCTGGTCCGGTGTGGCTGCCTGGATTGCCTTCAAAATTGCCAAAGTCGTCTGCGGTGGTTTACGTGTCGATGCTGACCATGAGCGTGAAGGTCTGGATATCCGTACCCACGGTGAAACGGGTTATCAACATTGAGATCCCATCATGATTCTTGATTATCTTGCCCACCGGCAAACAGCCCCCTTTAAACACAGGTACAAACCTAAAAGAAAAAGCCCTCTTTCGAGGGCTTTTTTTATAAGCAGAACGGCTGCTTATTTTTCTTTGCGGTAAGCATCATGACAAGTCTTACAGGACTTGCCCACATTACCGAAAGCCACGCGGAAGGCATCAAAGTCGCCCGAGTCGGACGCCACTTTCAGCTTGTCGATCGCAGCGGTGAAATCATCGGTAGCTTGCTTGAAACCTTGGGCATCGCTCCAGGCTTCAGCTTTGGTCTCGCCGCCTTCAGTACCGGCACCAAATGCGCCCCAAGGCAGAGCTGCCAAAACAGTCAGCACTTCCACGTTCTTGGCGATAGCAGCCGCGTCGTAAGGCGCTTCCTTTTTAGCGACGGGAGCCATACGACCGAAGTGAGAACCAATCAGCGACATGCTGGCTTGACGATAGTTCACGGCTTGCTCGGGCTTGGCGAATTGGGCTGTAGCTGGCGTGACAAACGCGGCGCACAAGGCGGCAGCGGCAGTCAAAAACGCAAGTTTTTTCATGGGAACTCCTGTGTGATGAAACATAAAACACTTCATAAAGCACTGGCTCAAGAAACCCAATCAGGCAGAGTCACTGCACAGTGACCCTGCTCTATGGATTCAGATTGCCTGGGCCAACTGTACCGCGACGCCCAGATAGCTGCGTGGAGTTAGCTCAAGCAAATAGTTTTTAGCGTCTGCAGGCAGCTCCAGGCCACCAATAAACTC
This genomic window from Alcaligenes faecalis contains:
- a CDS encoding MarR family winged helix-turn-helix transcriptional regulator, producing the protein MEKTTLDLENFLPYQVTILASHIAVTFARQHAQQFGLSIPEWRIIATLGRYGTLTSGSLTERTSMDKAKVSRAVSRLTAAQLIARRDNENDMRSNLLCLTEQGQQVHDRIVPIALDLEQELTSVLSQEELSSFKEMMTRLENRMVQRFGSDFSGDAHI
- a CDS encoding P-II family nitrogen regulator → MKLITAIVKPFKVDEIREALSDLGIQGMTLTEVKGFGRQKGHTELYRGAEYAVDFLPKIRIELAIPDEQLPSVLEAIQSSARTGRIGDGKIFVQPLDHVIRIRTGECDEQAL
- a CDS encoding ammonium transporter — protein: MNNADLSWMLVSTLLVLMMAAPGLALFYSGMVRQKNALSMLSQTLLVFSLGVVLWFIYGYSLAFTAGNPLIGSFDKVLFNGMFTAADQQFSMSGTLPELLFASFQATFAGLTCALVVGSLAERTRLSAILVFTVIWFTLAYLPICHMVWFADEQHGGLLNSRGALDFAGGTVVHINAGIAGLVGAWMIGPRLNYRREAMPPHNLPLTFIGAALLWVGWFGFNAGSALSANENATLAFFNTMLAAAIGVVAWALGEWISKGHPSLLGACSGAIAGLVGITPAAGFVAPSGALAIGLITSLACLWGVNVLKRWLRADDTLDVFGIHGLGGIVGALLTGLFNAPVLGGPGTAAGNSIWMQLWIQLEGVLLTLVWSGVAAWIAFKIAKVVCGGLRVDADHEREGLDIRTHGETGYQH
- a CDS encoding c-type cytochrome codes for the protein MKKLAFLTAAAALCAAFVTPATAQFAKPEQAVNYRQASMSLIGSHFGRMAPVAKKEAPYDAAAIAKNVEVLTVLAALPWGAFGAGTEGGETKAEAWSDAQGFKQATDDFTAAIDKLKVASDSGDFDAFRVAFGNVGKSCKTCHDAYRKEK